The Vitis vinifera cultivar Pinot Noir 40024 chromosome 8, ASM3070453v1 genome segment ATTACAGTCAATTACACTAGTTTCCAAGGCTCAAAAATATCTATAACATGTGACCAGAAGCAAAGAAAGCCCTTACCCTAGATTTCAGAGTAGCAGGACGAGCATTTGAAACCTCAATCTGATTCATTACAGTTTTCTGTGATTCCATCtccaaagaaggaaaaagtgGGGTACCAGGTGGTGTGAGAAGCCTGAACACAAGAGACTTTCAATGAATACCAATCccaagaaacaatttttttgtcaGATTACAGGATCATCAAATAATGTGATTCAGAAACCAGAGGATGTACTATATGCATCTAAATCTGTACGTACACGAAAAACAAAGTTCATCTCCAGTAGCAATAATATAGACTACGAAAAATTACagtataaacaataaaatacctAATGAGTGTTAAAAGTAATGAACCATTGAGGTATTAGACACTTAACAGTGGAAAGTTGCCATAAGAATCACTTCAACTTGGTTAGGGAAACAAGAATTGTAACTGGAGGAGGGAACAGATGATGGAATTTTCCCTTTAGGAGAGCAAGAAAACAACAAGAATTTAGACTAATTCTCAATATGCAAATCCTTTTCTGGGGGAGTTGAATATGctatcatttttaatttgcaTCTTCAAAATACTTCAGAACAAAGGGATGCTCTTCAAAACTTAACAGTAAAATCTGCTTTCCTGCATCTGCTCAGTCTTGGAGATACTGGGTTTACATAGGAAATATGAAAAGTAGATGACATCTCCAAATTTCAATGGAAAACCAGAGTTGGGTACACCTAATACAATGACAGCATTTAATTGATTGAGACATTTGGGTTGTTTCCTTCCACGGTTAAAAAAAGTCCCAAAATACAATTTCTCAAACATCCAAAAGGATGCCAAGATCCTCACTGCTTTTCAATATCAGTAATCTATGCCAAACGGCTCATTCACTTGCAGCTCAAAACTATATCCCACCCATCTTAACTAAGTTTAGAGTCCTTAATTGAGGTCCTATTGTCCTCTTTCATTAGCAAAAAATGTAATCTCTCCACTCTCCGTAACTCAACTGTGACTTGCATACAAAATCCTTGATGCCGGCCTTCCATTATGTAACTACAGCAAAAATACATCAAGATAGAAGAGCaccaaaagaataaaaaaaaaaccacagaTAAAAAATGGAGACTCACAACTTGTTCATAATCATTGCATACTTTAACTCAGAGATTACCAAAACAGATCATACTATTCGGTTGGCAAGAAAAGAAGCCAGAGAGAAGTTTTAGCATTACCAATCGTAATCGGTTCTGTCGTTTTCGGAATCCAGGAACTCATCGGGACCAGTTTTGCGCACAGGCATAGATGACACTATCTTGGATATAGGAGAGACATCTGGTTTGGACCCTGCAGCCATGAAATCATCATTGCACATAGAAGGGGTCCCTATGActcaaaatttttcattcaatttgcTCTAATTTAAAAACCCCAAACACCAAGCCCGAATAAATACACGTACCAAATGGAGCATCAGGGCTTTCAAGAAGGAGACTATCATTCTTCTCCTTTTCGCGTCTCCGCATCTCAAGGAACAACAAGAGCTCCTCATCCTTCTCCTTCATCACCATCCTCAGATTCCTTTCCGGTTGCTCTCCCAGTACTGACACAGGCATTAACTATTCCTTGGACCTTAAAGCTTCGAACCCATCATCGAATCTCCCAACTAAAACTCAAAATACTGTTTCTACGATTTCTGGAAGTTGCTTTTTTGacagaaatttttatttcaaaacgAACAAAAATCAATTCATAAAGCAATAACTAAgaactttttttcccttttctgcAGAAAACAATCATTCGCCCATCAAAAACACCATTTGCTTCAACAAATCCGAAACAGAGAGCAGCTATAGATCCAAGATAAAGTTGAAAATTGGCTCAGTAGATAAGAGATCCTGGCGATATCGGCAAGAAAGCTTAAAGATATGCCATGCCCAAAACGACACCGTTTCGAACGGAGGAATCAAATGGAAACGAATCAAACGACGCCCACTTGTCGCGTAAAACGGCGGAGCTGAAGGGGAGGGCAGTGGCAACTCGTGTGATATACCCTTCGTTGTTGCCGGATGTTGGGGATAGAGGAGTCGTCTGAGCGTGGAAATCTTGCGCTGGCATTCAAGGGCGAGGCTTCTACTCTCTGACTGAAGCCATGGAGGGAGTAGTCCTCGCTTCTCACTTCTCGGATTTTCAAATTGGAAGGGGAGGTATTTGAAACATTTAGTATGCAGAGCAGCTATGTAACTGACCACAAATGGCCTGGAAATTACGGAAATGCCATTATACCATAAATACGAGGTTCTCCTATTAATTTCACCATTTTACCGCAATTAACTCAAAATTAACTCCCGGAGTTGAGCCGCCCTCACAAGTCACAACCAATGATGGTGAAAGATGCCACTCTCCAACTGCTGATGCATCACATGCACAATTACTTTAGGGCGTGTTTGATAAACCCATTTaatatgcatatatttattaaaatgacaacttaaattttttctaaaataataatttaatttttttctaacaaTATTTGGTAAAATCTAAATGAAGTTATTAAGTGTGGGCAATTATGTCGTTAGAAAATAAGAGAGGCCCATTCTGGAAATCAGatcaatttacaaaaaaataaaaataaaaattgagaaaaggGAGGTTGGGCATCGGGGCACATGCCACAAGATTGACTACTCGATACAAAGCGCCACGTGGCATTAATCCGCCCGCAGATTCAAACTTGTTCTTTAAAGTTCAAAACATGCAGTGAGTTCAACGTGGCCTGTCGGATTCCTCGGGATGTACTTCGCCATCCATATCATCTGATGCcctccattttcaaattttaatttattcaaattttaaacaaatttaaatagtattcaaaattcaaattaaaaataaccttCATCTTCCAAATCCTATAACATTGAATTTTTGCTGGAGATCAAAGAAATTTCAGTTGAATGAATTCTcgaatttgatttttcaaaccGACACTGTATCTACTCGCCGTGTATAATTTATAATAGCATCTCTATCAAGTAGGTGTTTTCAATCGACCAAACTTAAAAATTCCTTTGGACAAATTGAGGGCGCAATAAAGAAGGGAACAGTGACATTGATACGGGCATGGTCGCATATGGCCAAAACGACTTCACTTAAAAACTAGAAATAGGCGATATCTAAAATTCAAAGTGGAACCACACCCACTTGCCCAGCCATGTGCCGCCCTCAGTGTCCATGTCCCCCATGGCCCATGGACCCCATCCTACACCTGCTCGTATGCTCACTGTGTGTCCTTTCCATAAATCCAAAATCTAGAAATCTTCATGATTGAGGGAGTCGGTGTCAGAGCATATAGAGACAAGGATGTCTCGAACATTTTGCACATGACCTGATATCAATATATCATATCAGTATAGGAAACAAACTTGCTTCCTTAGTTCTTTTAGATCGGACGCAACAGGTTTTTCATCAACAGCTTATACGATGAATCATTCAAACGGGAAAGAATTGTTTCTGGGCATGACCAGGGAAATGTCGTTGGAGAGTGACTATGTAGTGTGTGACAATTGAGGTTTTATTTGTTCCGTAGTATTTGTTCTATTAGTGTTCGTGGTTTGGTGGTCTGTGTTGTGATATTAATCtggattttaagaattaaaaaccTTTGTTTAGTATTTGATTTCGAAAATACTTTTGAAATGGTACAGCAATTGACATGAcctaaaaattattactttcaAAAGCTCTTTGAAATGGTACAGCAATTGACATGACCTAAAAAACCTATCATGAAGAGCAATGAAAAGGCAAACATTTATCTCCCAAGTACTAGATTAGATGGGGATTAAGGTAATTATTCTAAAGATAGCATGTCCTAGGTCACACAACAATCATCACTAAAAAGGGGTCTGCATTGATGGCATATGTTAGGTCAAGATGAGATTCTAAAGATAGCATATGATTGGTAAAGCCAAAGTCActtgaaaaaaaacatatggaGCTCAATATCATGCCAGAAGAAGAtgtgaaaatagaaaatgacaaACTAAAGGTCGCACTAAAAAGGAAATCCAAAGTTGATCCATCTAGTAATATAGAAAGTGTGAACAACTTTAGATTCAATGTATCTAAAACTACTATCCATCTAGTAATATAGAAAGTGTGAAATAAGGTTAATTAGATTAAGAAAAATACGAgggtgaattgagtttttaaaagcTTTTCAAAAACACACTTAATTAAACATTAAATAGAGTATTgaatataaagagataaagaaaacaaaaaacgcAAACATAAGGTTAATAGTAGTTCGACAATTCTCGCCAAAGTCCACTCTTCTTAAGCTCTTTATGATTGAGGGTTCCACTAGTTTAAAACTTTGACCAAGTTTCCAAGTATTTACAATTTGATTTTTGGCTCTAATGAATATTACAACTTCTCTTCAAGTATATTTAGTTAAACCACTTTTGCCTaagatttttaaagaaatgcttgggttttgataaaatatatatttaattcaagAATCGAAAATAAGATAATgcatgatattaaaaaaataaaaaaaaataaagaaaaagaagaaacctTATGTACACCTAAatattcatcttacatttgatTCTTAAGCTTAAACagtcttcattttctcttaatCTTACATTTCTTAGACTCCTTGATAATTGACTTGATTTTCATTTGAATCTATTGAGTAATACCTAAAGTTtatcttgattttaaattattagtaTATTAACCataatttgttatcatcaaaatgtaattaaaaaaaccattaaactaataaaaaagtaTCTAcaaaaaaagattgaaattgAATACAAGTGACCCATATAAtcaattaaaactataaatactAGAGGGGATTGATTATTTACCTTCTTCATTGATCtcaattgaaaacttttttttctcctcaaTTAACATCTTTTGTGGAAAAATCCAAGTTTCTTTTCAGTATAGTCAAAGTGAAAAATAACAACTTGAAGGGTCAATGACTTCAATTGAAGTTGAATATACACCGGAGGAATTGGATACTACATATGTTTTTATCTAAAACCATGTCTTGGTTAAAACATTATCTAGAATATTAACATGAAAcacattaataataaataaaagccaTGCACCACCAATAATCTAAGTTCTTCAAATAATTGACTCAAAGTGATGAGGATTTCATCCCAACTAGTTCAACAAGAACTATCAACTCGACTTGATCGAGATGCtaaatttagtaaaatatataGCTATAATGATAATGCAAAAATGTAAAAAGAAATCAAGTATCAATTTAGACATTCACCTTGACCCAAGCACAAAGAATACATACattctttcacatttttaaatgatcttaattttatttttttttactttcaaatggTCCAAAATAAGCACAAGACAACAATCCTCTAAACCTCCTTTTACCATTTTCTGATAAAAATTCCATGCCAACTTGAACACTAGATGAAACCACTAATCTCCTTTCCCCTTTACCCCTTTTCCCCTTTCCACTTTCCTTTCAAGACATGTGAGAACCTCTTTGCCCTCTACTTTGTTCTTTTCAAGACAATTAGGAAATCTCCCTCAATACAAATAAAGAAGGGGAGAATCAAAATATCTAGTTTATAGATCACTCCATTCTTAGGGTACCACGATCAAAATTTATCACTCCGCTCTTAGAATACAATGTCTCCTCATCCTACCTTTAGAATTCAAGATGAAACCACTCTTCTCCTTTCTCCTTTCTCCTTTCccttattctttttaaaacaaCTATGACTCAATGTGAATAAAGAAGAGAGTctaaactttcaaaattcaagATAAACCACTCTTCACCTCCTTTCCCTTATTCTTTTCAAAACAGCCATGACTCAATTCAAATGAAGGAGAAAATctaaaaacagagcaaggcatTATTATGCATTACACAATGATAATGAGTCTAAATATAACACTTCAGTTTCTTTGTTCACAAAAACTCCTAAAGAAATCCATCATCTCATTCTCACAAAATTCTAACAATTTTAGAACAAAGCCATGGTAAACTTATCCATTCCTACCTTACCTAGGTGGAGGTCAAAAAGACTTCATCCTGGAAAACGCACCTCCAAACCCACTTTAATGACACCCCCTTCTTAATATCACTTGCTTGTGAAATCATGCCTTCGTATTTAAGCacactttttgtttttcctgTTGATCAATTAAGAATTATCCTTGGCAAATAATCTTGTTAAATATGGTCAAAAGGAGACTAGTATTGATGCAATAATGCAATTTAATTATTAACCAATGGAAAATGCCATCATTCAACCCCCATTTTGTGAGACCTGCAAACTAACCAATTTGAGAATCCGGACAAGCAGGTCCCACGAGAAGGAAGGTGTTTTATCAGAGGATGtacaattaaagaaaaattcacATTTTCCAAACTGAATGGCTCATCATGCGTCTTCCACATCACTTCCACCAGCCTGAATGTCCTGATTAACATAGGTGCTTCCATCAGGACCCAACACCTTGAACCTGCTCAGCCACAAAATCTCTCTCAGGCCAcctcaaaataataataataaaactaaagaTAAAATAACTTTACCACCACAGATCGTAATTGAATACCTCTCAAGAATAAATTTTCCTTCCTTGTATTGTTGGGACTTCTCATGTGCAGCCTCCTAATTTCgataatcaaaattaaaatcccAAACTAGATCAAGTAACAGGCACAAAGTTAAAAACTCAAGCAATGCAACAGAATTTCTGAACCAGATCTTACATATTTCCATCCAACAATGGAGCCACACCCAACACAGAATATGTCAACAACAGTGTGCATTCCAGTCATCATCA includes the following:
- the LOC100249431 gene encoding protein yippee-like, which gives rise to MGRLFVVTLDGGRVYSCKHCKTHFAYANQIISKAFHSKHGKAYLFDKVVNVTVGEKEDRLMMTGMHTVVDIFCVGCGSIVGWKYEAAHEKSQQYKEGKFILERFKVLGPDGSTYVNQDIQAGGSDVEDA